The genomic DNA CGTGGCGGAACCGGTTGTGACGTCAGAGTGATGGGACATGAAGGCTGCTACTTCCGCTTCCGTCTTAGTGTCTTTGTTGGAGACTCCCTGTCAGATGTAAAAGGATTTGTACAGtgggacaggtacacacacacgcacacacagacagaaacagaacaccccccctctccctccccacacatacacactgcatcacaacacaaacacaaaatgaatgacacacacacacacacacacacacacacacacacacacacacacacaacaagaaaacaaacacacacatgcacttcaccacacacacgcatacccacacacacgcacacgcgcgcgcgcatacacatatacatacatacactacaacacatacacatacacacacacgcacgcgcgcgcgcatacatatatGCAAACACGCATACAgctacaaacacacgcatacactacaacacacacatacgcaccctttcccctcccccatcatcccccccacaaccctcgcAATACAATAAATATTGTATACTTGTTTCTggaccactcacccacacacattcgcactTGCCCTGGAAGCAGACGCCCATCCCGAAAGAACACTGACAGTCGTCATGAGAATCACAGGGCTTTCTGTCATCTGTACAAAGAGAATGGAACCAAACATagaacagacagtttcagtttcagtttcactttctcaaggaggcgtcactgcgttcggacaaatccatacacgctacaccacatctgccgagcagatgcccgaccagcagcataacccaacgcgctcagtcaggccttgagtgcatgcttacatatttgtgtacctatgaaagtggatttcattttacgtaatttcgccagaggacaacactctcgttgccatgggttctttttcagtgcgccaagtgcgtgctgcacacgggacctcggtttatcgtctcatccgaaagactagacgctcagtttgatttttcagtcaaacttaggagaaagggcgagagcgggattcgaacccacaccctcacggactctctgtattggaagctgagcgtcttaaccattctgccaccttcctcctagaacAGACAGAACccgaatgaaatgaaatgagttGTGATGTCGCGGTGGGGTTCGTGTAGGTGTGCAAAGAGCATGCTGCatgcacacatgacctcggtttatcgtctcattcgaaaaaaagaaacaaacctagcacccagaccaccactcaaggtctagagaagagtttcagtttcagtttctcaaggaggcgtcactgcgttcggataaatccatatacgatacaccacatcagttaggcagatgcctgagcagcagcgatatttaacccaacgtgctttgtcaggccttgagtgcatgcatgttataatcatatctgtgtacctattcaagcggatttcttccacagaattttgccagaggacaacactctcattgccatggggtTATTTTTCAGTGGGCCAAGTACGTGTTGCATAcagtacctcggtttatcatctcatgcgaaagactagacgctcatttcgattttccagtcaaacatgggagaaagggcgaaagcgggattcgaacccagaccctcacggaccaTTCTACCGCCTTCCTCcttatgaaaatgaaatgaaatggaataaaataaaataaaatgaaataaaataaaataatataaataacaTTGACAACCCTTGCGGGAGTTTGTTGATTTTCCTGTCATATGCATAGATAAAGCAAGCCAAAATAGAATAATTCTTAAtgataccaaaaaaacaaaacaaaacaaacaaacaaacaagcaatcaaacaaacaaacaaaaaaatgcatggGCGTGACTAGAAAATAAAAGCAAGAAATAGTGAAAAACTATATATTAAGCATATATTAAGCggacggggaggggggtcagacagacagacacacacacacacacacacacacacacacacacagaacacacacacacacacacacacacacacacacacacacagacttttccTTTGCCAATGTTCCACTATTTCGGTGTTGGAGCTTTAAACTCTGTCTACCCCCTGTTGTGTTTTACCGCGAGGTCATTCCGGGCGAGCTACTAAGAATTACCCCATGTCAAAACATGCCATTGAAAACTGAAGGAAGGGGGCCAGGGGGTTCGTTCTGGGCCAGCCTTTACTAACCACCAAATCTCCTCCTCTCGTTTCTCAATTACCGGAAGCAAACATGAGGGAGCTCCAGTCTGACAGCCTACATTGATGCCAAATCTACCCCCAGGCGCCATTTTCAAGCGAGCCTAGAATTACCCCTATAGCTGAACCATCGAGCTGCTGTCTAGCAAGAAAATTTCAGTTGGTGATCAAACTATAATACGCACaggactgaatatatatatatatatatatatatatatatatatatatatatatatatatatataaacaaaacgaaaaaacgtTCGTTGCTTTGCATGTTTCCTGACAGTCAACCAACCCTCCAAAGGAGGCAACGTTTataatacaaattaaaaaaaatcctccaCAAAAAAAGTATAAGACGAGAAAATCATGGAAATGTAGGCCTACAGTTCTGTGGAGAGTATCATGacctacccccaacccaccaaccagcTAACGAAGCAACTGAccgatcaaccaaccaatcaacccgTCAATAAACTTACCTTTGTATTGGTCTATAGGGACAGGCGACGGTGTCATAAGGGTTGTGGTGGATGACATCGCTGCGAGAGAAGGGAAGATGTTATGAAATATATAGCAGCTCGGGTATAACCCTTCCAAACCCAGCACAGCACTATCTGACCCATCCAAAACTAACACTACACAGcccgacacagcacaacacagcacaatgcagcacagcagcacatcaacccacacaacacagtacagcaaagcCCAGACAAGCAGAGTACAGCACAACCTACACAACCCAACCAATCCAACACCGCACTGCACAGCAAAGTAAGGCACAACACACCACGCGACAACGCTGCACacttccaacccaacccaacccaacccaacacagcacagcacaagtttcaagttttaattatcctttcactcctattagagtatggaggattactgcaaaataatcttttcgtgcccagaacaaacatttccaaatacacaacaatatcacataaaagttgagaaaacacaaatgttttttaactccaaaagtatagctaggcaacacttgcaaatctaatcatcttacttacagctaaaatgactttttttgcctcctttgagcatattacaaaaactaaaaaccgattttggagacaaatatttttaggaacatatcgatttcgtaactgatcataactgggacattccattataaagtgaaactcatcaccaatcacagacatgttacaaaccttacaaagctgtaactctcgtggtatgcctttgtgtctccctgtttctatttccagcttatgattactacttagaaatctgaagaagctgataacgtaattatcaggcatttgacttatatatttttctctaccaaatccacttttgaaatttccataaaacaaacatttactgctaacttctagagcatgtctccatatattttgaaaactatctctcaaagcaatgttgacattcttgcagaaagattccctctccaagaagaattgaacatcccaaacacagtcataccctatttgtctgatacaactcatccattttgaagaataaataccatttcgatataagtcaagtaatataaaatatattttcccagaatatttttctgtgtttgatatcaccaagctggtccaaaatcgaactaatctaattttcactaacacactaattggataaataccagtttctccataaaca from Babylonia areolata isolate BAREFJ2019XMU chromosome 11, ASM4173473v1, whole genome shotgun sequence includes the following:
- the LOC143287414 gene encoding uncharacterized protein LOC143287414 gives rise to the protein MQNTKTSLVGLLLILIVTVSIVRSAVLPMSSTTTLMTPSPVPIDQYKDDRKPCDSHDDCQCSFGMGVCFQGKCECVWGVSNKDTKTEAEVAAFMSHHSDVTTGSATVASKKVL